The following nucleotide sequence is from Diospyros lotus cultivar Yz01 chromosome 3, ASM1463336v1, whole genome shotgun sequence.
AATCCAGGAGCAAGAGAAGTTGGAAGAATCTGTCTCTTAACGGAATCCGCCTATGGAATTACTTCTCCTCTGCAACTGCTTCATAGCAGTTGCCTAAGATAAACGATCGCATCACAGCAGTCAACGACCTCCAATTCTCGATCGAAATGAACCGCTAGGCGATAGATCCGAGTTCACCTCCTGGCTTGCCTGCTCACAACAATCTTCTATCAATAGCCGAACCTTTATCGGCTACTAAAATTACTAGAATCGTAGCCGCAAGTCAGCCGACTCTAATTCTACCTTCCAAAATTGCCAAAATTAGCTGATGGGAGTTGTTGGAATCACAGCCAAGAAGCGTGGGCCACTGGATTGCAGTGACTGAACCTAGATCAGCTCTAATTTTGCCTCTAATACTCGCCTAATCCAACTGCTCAAGTGGGCCTCCAAAATCCGAGCCCAATCAGTAAGAAATTGCTAGAATCACAATTGGAATCGCCGGAATTATAGTTGGAAACGCCTCGCCTGCTTGCCTCCAAAAATTGTCCTTACTAATTTCACAATCGAGAGTCAATTGTCGGCTTCATCTTCAAGACTTGGGCTCGAATTTGCCGAAATCACTGAAATCCGCAACTCAACTACTTCTGCTAAGAGTCATCTGAACTTCTAATCGGAATCTCCTGTATCACTGCTCAATTAGTTCCGATAATGGCTAAGGTCGCCTTTTTGAATCGCTACTGTATCAACTGAAGTCCACCGGTTCTGTTGCGGCTAAGAGAGCTGTGTTTCATACCTTCAGAATCAGATAAAAAACGATCGCCTATTAGTAGCCAAGAATCACCATCTAAATTTGCTTCCAATGACCGATTTGCTTTGTGTCAAATTTGAGAGATCTAACAATGAATCCTCAAGAATTCCttagagaattttggagaactAAACAAGAATTggtagggagagagagaagagagagggaaTGAGAGAATTAGTGGGAAATTTCAGAATTGAATTGATTCATAGCATGCCTTCATCGGGTGAAatcagtatatatataaactgatcTCACCAAGTCAAGTGGGATGCTTCCCACCAAAAGTTACAAACCGCCTAACCAACTCGTGCTACAGCTACTACTACTTTCCCATATTCCTGCCTACAATCTCATTAAGTACATGACACTCTGCTTTGAATCTGGTTTTGATTACTTCAAAATCGGATTGGACAACTATTGAATTTCCAGACTCATAGCGGAGGAacaactgctctgataccaaattgtcatgtacctagggtttgaatTGGAACTCAAAATAATCTTGAGGTAATTTGGACCAAGAACAGAAGGATTGGGGAAagaattggacagaaatggggaagaTAATAGACATAGATGAGGGAGAGTTGCAGACAGAATAGAGGAAGTGGGAGATTAGAGAGAAGGCAGAGGGAAACGGgagggaatttgagagagaattgatgagagggGAAAGctgaaattcaattatcattcgtAACATCCCCAACAGACttcagtagctttatatagctactctacagaaaataacaaactaacagaaaaatacaagtaaaatgtaaaataggCTAATTACTATTTAAGCCCTAGTAAACCCTTGGGTCTTGACACATTTCACATTAAGCACGTCAGGCTTAGATTAGTAAATACACAGATGTACCTGTTTTCCATCTTTTTTGTCTCTGTCTTTTATTCTGAGTTTGCTTTTAGTTGATTGCTTGACAGAACCTGGATGAAGCTCACAGCAGCCCTGGTTTGCATGCTGCAGCTGGACCTGGTCTTGCAGAAGAATGTGCAGCACTGGTAACCCTTCTGTATATCAGAATATTTGTTAAGTCATTTTATCTCTTGATGAGATTTCTTATATGCTGCataattttccattttaacctGGAACTTAATTTCTGCCataattatttgcatatttacatatattttttttttccagaaaaGGTAAACAtatctcaaaaagaaaaaaattatagtggAAATACGTGCCATCGTTTTAGTCAGCATCATTAAATGTGGGGAAAttttaaatcaagcattttgcgttgttttattttaaagaaGTTAGTTAGATCCAGCTATAGAGATATATGAAATAAACATGGATTTTTTGGATGTAAACAATAAAACTTTCAAAAGTGTAAATAACTTACTCTATGTCTTCACAGGGTGGCTGTCGAACTGGGATGGCAAAAGTTACTAATGCATATGATCTTCCGGCAAGGTAAGCAAAGTTGTTTAGCTCTCTCTATTAATCTTACAAATTTTGTGACTAAATTTTTGTATATGGATTAGTAATGGAGAAAAACCATAATGCATTGGAGCATTGCTCTATATGTCTTAGAAGCTTACCCCCTAGACCCTCTTTTGCTACCATTGTGCCTAGAAATTACAAATTATGATATACCGCATCCATAACACAACTGTGGGAGTAGCTGTAATACTTTCATTCCTTGAGGTCATTGCATTTTCCCTCTTTCTTGTCAGTTGTCTTACTCTGTTTCCTTGTGTGCTAGTAGTTCTAAAAAATGCTATTGATGTTGTAATAAATTGTCTTGCAAAATCTGCTTTTGTCCATTTTTGCACCTTTAATAGTGTCTTTTTTTCAGTAAATCAGCGTCCTTctgttatttcaatttttgttttgtctttgtAAGGGACAAGAACCATCTCGTTGCATGTAGTGACCTTATTTGTGGGAGCTGCTTTCATTGCCATCTAAAGCCATTTGACATGTTTATGTTCTTGCTGCATGCCTTCACAGTTAACATGACATGAGCCTGATGTCCTATAAATTCTCTGCGGCAACGTGACAAGAGTTAGATGAATTTGACATACTTTGGGTCCAGGGATGTCTCCTATTCTAAACATTCATGCTGCATGGATTACCATATCATCCCTATTAATGTGATTTGACTCTTTTGAAGTTCATGCATTTTGTTTGAGTATTGATGGCAAGAAAGCAAAAGTTGAGTCTGTGATTGGTTTTAATGTTAAATAGATCTTTGACTAAATGCTGTTAATATTTATGCATTCTTTAGGAGGGTTATCCACACTGTGGGTCCCAAGTATGCCGTAAAATATCATACGGCTGCAGAAAATGCTCTGAGTCACTGCTACAGATCTTGCCTTGAACTTCTCATTGAGAATGGACTTCAAAGGTTAGTTGAGATATCCCCGTCTTTGCCTTTTGTTTATTgtgtatttgtttatttaatttttgtcttactggaattttttattttatgatatctATTGACACAGCATTGCTATGGGCTGTATATACACAGAGGCAAAACATTATCCTCGTGAACCTGCTGCTCATGTTGCTATAAGTGAGATACTTCccatatattttcatttatctcGCACTATGTTCTAGACGAGATCTAGACAATGCATTCTTTATATGTTCTCATGTTGGAGAGCTGCTTGTTTTTTTAGCCATAGTAGAGTATAGATGATCCATGCTTACATGTGTTCTTTTACCTATGTAAGGCCATTCCAATTTATCTTCATTGTtcattaaatttctttttggaaAGTTGAGCGTTTCTTGTTTCAGTgcttattataaaatttgttctctctttttctctctcaggAACTGTGAGGCGGTTTCTTgagaaacaaaaagataaaatatctGCTGTTGTTTTCTGTACTACCACTTCAGGTGATACCGAGATATATAAAAGGTATCCCATTCTTGCAGTATGTTTATCATGTTAAGGCTGTGCAtttgttttacattttttgTATGTCAGTAAGAAACTTCTCTGGGGATAATGGCATTTGATGATTCAATTCTGTTCTGTTGTTGAATACTTtgaaatgtttaaaatttttggactACTTAAATGTAGGTTGCTTCCGCTTTATTTTCCTCGAGATGAACATGAAGAAGAAGTTGCCATATCAAAGCTCCCTGCTGATGTTGGGGATGAAAATGGTGAAACAGTTATAGATGAGCGAAAAATCAGGATAAAGCCGTTACCTAATTTGAAAAATACTGTTTCTAAACCTCTTCAAGCATCAATGGATCTTCCTGTCAGTGACATCGGATTAACAAGAAGGTCAGTGAAACTAAATATGCTCATACACCTCAagtactctctctctccaacaTACTCACACACACCAAGTAATGAGTTTGcaaaaatttcttgattttgtatAGATATTGGTTAATTTGGTTCGCTGTTATCCAACAGAGCATATGACAGCATTGTTGAGTTGTAGTTAATTTCATCTACTTGAAAATCAATATTTGTTGAGCAGAGTTAAGCTGTGCCCCTCAATGTGAGGGAGGCCGACAGCACTTCTTACTATGAGTCAACCGTTGCTTTTGACTTTTTGTTATCATCATTTTAAACGGATGCCGTCTCATTGAGTTGGCAACCAAAAAATGTCTGGGACTCCAGTGATCATGCAATGTTTAGGAGGTGCACTGTTTAACAGCTTGAGGCATTGAGAGGCCTGAGAAATGGAATCGCAAGTAAGGGACTAACACTAAGATGTAGTGTTTGAAAAAAGGGAGAATAAAGAATGGAGGAGAAACTAGCTTCCTGACCACTTGTATTAATTGCATGCGAGGTACCCTTTGATGTTTTCAAGGTTAATTACATCTAGAATCACTCTTAGTCTTGGATAAGGTGAGCTTTGGTAGCATTGGTAGGGTTGCTCCATTGTGATGGGTAGGTACGAGTTTGAGTTATGGAAATGATCTCTTTGCAAAAGCAAGGTAAGACCATGTACAGAAGAGACCCTCCCCAGCTCTCACAAAGTAGGGGTCGAGGAGTCTCGTGCACTGGGGACCCTCGTAACCTCGTTCTTGGGATACGTATGTATAGGATAAGTTTTGTTTTCATAAACTGACCTTTGTAAGTATCAAGAATGATAACAATGGCTACCTGCCTGATTTTTATCTATTGAACTTATTTTACTAGCTTGTTGTTCAAAGAAACAATGTGGTGATCTTCCCATCACTTCAGGGCAGAAGTGGGCTAAGTTGATCGATAAATAATGTGGTGATCTATTCGTTGATTGTAGCAGATATGTGCACGTAACACAGTGGTGGGTTTTCAAATATATGGTGGTtaaaggagaaaaatttggaatgTGAGAAGAGTACTCACTGGTAATGATACAGTGGTACATTTAGTGCAAATTCAGACAATGTTGGACCAATCTTGTTGAGGCCCCTGTCAAAGCCAAAGTGGGACAGAATCTATTTATGATATTTCTTTCATGCTTCACTTGAACATCTACAATTTGATGATCGCATTGGAAGGTTGGGTGAAATATTGTCTAGATAAATTTTGGAGTTACGAGCCCATTGCTCATCACCTAACCACAAAATTGGCAGTACACTAGAATTTGGACAATTTTTTTCCTATGGAAATGTTATTAGGCACTTCCTTGTTAAATAACTTGATGTTTGTCGTGGGGGTTCCAAACACATatttctcttgtttttcttcatttcctgcCAATTGTTATTCCTTTTTTATCAGCTGAACAAACTGGAAGATCATTCTGAACAGGAACTCGCAATATTGGACTGAATATCTAGATCCTGCTTTCATGTCCTTGATTAAAGATCCAGATGAACGGCGCAAGGAACAATGGGAAAAGACTGCTCAAGCCAAACGTGGATGGAATTGTGGTAAAATGCTTGGATTGGGTGACCTTGGGGGACCTGCATTGTCAGCAGCTGAAGAATACTCGCTTCACTCCCGATATCTTGCTAAAGCAAATTCTCTTAACCTTTCTGAAATTGCAGAAATGAAAATTGTGTAAGCATATATTAGCAAAATTTTTACTGAATTTCTTGATtcttaaacattaaatattatatatttcaaattaaatacgTAAAGACAAATTTCTGGAGCATTAAACCCTTTCAGTACATTTAGCATGCAAAAATTTCACTGTCCCTAAAGTTTATTTGTTACTATATATGGGTGGCATAAACAAGCAGAAAAGTTTTGGAGTTGCTCTAGGTGGCCAAATTTTAGTGTTTTGAGGAAGATAATTGCCTTGTTCAGATGACATGCCTTCTAACACATAAGTTAGTGTATTAATGCTTTCTACTAATACagatttgttaattaaaattctGAAGTTGCAAATGAAGGGTCTTAGAAAACCTTAGTTTAAGGTCACTGTTTGTGCAAAATTTCTGATTATTCATACATTATCTTTGGTCATGCTAAAATGTATTGCATGTAGACAGCAAGGATTCATAATgttctttgtttcctttcagTTATCGAGGGGGGGTTGATAGTGAGGGTCGCCCAGTGATGGTGGTTGTGGGAGCACATTTTTTGTTGCGATGTCTTGATCTGGAACGCTTTGTGCTCTCTGTGGTAAAGGTGAGGGGACTTTTTCTGCTTCATTTGACACTTAGATGCTATTTTTCATTACATTGTGAACCTGCATCATTCTGTTTCTGTTGCATATGTTCAGAAAATTTGGTGGTTTGTGTACTGTGTTCTTCAGTTAGAAGTAGATTAAATTGTTCTCAGCTTTTGTTTTCAGGAGTTTGAGCCCTTGATACAGAGGCCTTATACAATTGTTTACTTTCATTCTGCGGCTTCTTTACAGATGTAAGTGTTGCATATGTTACTAGTTGTTGTTTCCAATTAGCAGTATCTTCTGAAAAagatttctttcttctcaatcATCTCAAGTATTTTTCTGTATTTCATATATACGATTTGGGACAAACTGTCAATGAAatcagaggaattttcaaataaaactggAACTTCTTTGTCTCAAACTGACAAAAGGATGAACTTGGTTGTGGTTTGTATGCTTCTTTATAATGTTTCACTTGTTTTTGCATATGTGAATGACTTTGTTTTGGTACTTTAACCGAGAACAAGGCACCTGATTCCTTTAGTTCGCCCCCTCCCCCACGTTTTCTCTTTGCTGGACTTATAAGTCGCTGTCCTCTGTCCATTTTATCCCTTTGTTGAATTTGAGGATGCATTCAAGGCATCGGCAAACATGCTCTCTGAGATTTTCTTCATGTGAGGTGCTGTTTTCAGAAGGAGGTTGCCAACCCCTgactttttcttttactaatttaattattttgtcaactCTCTTTTGTTGATGAGTAGCACACACCTCTTTAAATTATGGCTACATTACACAAAACTAAATCTTGTGAAAACAATGAATTCAGATATGGtcaaattttggattatatCTTCTCTTGTGCCATATCTttcaaaaatgataaaaagtaGCTATTAGTTGTCTAGTATCAGTGTAACTATGGCCTTGTAGTAATTCCTTGCATTCAACTAGTTTGATTGTGGGGGAGGGGTAGGGGGTTAGCAGTGGAGGCATGTTGTACACACAGTTTACTCTCAAAACTGTTCTTGCTTGTACTTTTTAACCTCTATATCTTGGACAAGTAGGCAACCAGATCTTGGATGGATGAAGAGATTACAGCAAATACTTGGTCGAAAACACCAGCGTAACCTTCATGTATGTGATGGTGCATTGTTCTATCCAATTATAAGcaattatatttcttctttcgATTCAATTATAACATGTCTATATACAATGTAGGCAATATATGTTCTCCACCCGACATTTGGACTGAAGGCTGCAATTTTTGGTCTGCAGCTATTGGTAGATAATATGGTATATTTCCTCATATTAATCTGGGTTTGGTCATGAGCACaattatttctatttcaaaGAGCTTATTAATTATTGGAAATTATCTTGTAGGCATGGAAAAAGGTTGTGTACGTTGATAGACTGTTGCAGCTATTCAGATATGTTCCTCGCGAGCAGCTAACCATTCCAGACTTCGTATTCCAGTTGAGTTTTATGTGCTTCTCATCTTACTTCTGTTGCCTTTGTTAAAGGTAGTTAAAGATTCAGATTTTTGCACTCCTCAGTTTGATATAGATGACCACTGTTTGGAAGAACCAAGGGATGGTTTGTGGCTATAGTCATCATAATTACTGGGATACCCTATTGTTTTTAGTAGCATCCCAAAGATTGGGATCAAATCCTACCCATCGGTTCCATACTGTCTTTAGGTTATTTGAGCAAGATTCTTGCCCTGAAATGATAACGGAAATGACAACCAAAATTTCCCCAACAGCTCGCCAAAATTGTTGTTTAGACATTTCACTTTGTGTGTCAATGCAGGCATGATTTGGA
It contains:
- the LOC127797093 gene encoding uncharacterized protein LOC127797093; this translates as MYRSVAATATHGGLPTDSGDSVVTLDQVPRWSDTEYRFSRENEDPAYSNSFFMDPLTSLSAGENSGNSMVSKFPMDHEINSKIYLWRGNPWNLEVDAVVNSTNENLDEAHSSPGLHAAAGPGLAEECAALGGCRTGMAKVTNAYDLPARRVIHTVGPKYAVKYHTAAENALSHCYRSCLELLIENGLQSIAMGCIYTEAKHYPREPAAHVAIRTVRRFLEKQKDKISAVVFCTTTSGDTEIYKRLLPLYFPRDEHEEEVAISKLPADVGDENGETVIDERKIRIKPLPNLKNTVSKPLQASMDLPVSDIGLTRRNSQYWTEYLDPAFMSLIKDPDERRKEQWEKTAQAKRGWNCGKMLGLGDLGGPALSAAEEYSLHSRYLAKANSLNLSEIAEMKIVYRGGVDSEGRPVMVVVGAHFLLRCLDLERFVLSVVKEFEPLIQRPYTIVYFHSAASLQMQPDLGWMKRLQQILGRKHQRNLHAIYVLHPTFGLKAAIFGLQLLVDNMAWKKVVYVDRLLQLFRYVPREQLTIPDFVFQHDLEVNGGRGLIVDPRTKYVYHRP